From the genome of Fibrobacter sp. UWB15, one region includes:
- a CDS encoding triacylglycerol lipase, whose amino-acid sequence MKRLIACILLVAFTAVSWAVPKPMESITNYNVMMIHGALGADQGFGADKSIPEATYDSYRGSGHIGRYGDHKDRITYWISRNIFEEPDWDNAKDAVRASSIYTWRAFTNPANSSINNAVELGDRTWNKYDKYGKRRALIEEAQEVKAKFVVDPNDTSKDLHGQEALDSMRNHPDLYRQLASRYILIGHSMGGVVSREYVQGNFYNGDVDKIITLDSPHEGTGALNMQLGLLLFCSKMRRKSFKENRV is encoded by the coding sequence ATGAAACGATTAATTGCGTGTATTCTTTTGGTAGCTTTTACAGCTGTGTCTTGGGCCGTTCCTAAGCCTATGGAAAGCATTACGAATTACAATGTGATGATGATTCATGGTGCTTTAGGAGCTGATCAAGGCTTTGGTGCAGACAAATCAATTCCAGAGGCGACATATGACAGTTATCGAGGGTCTGGTCATATTGGACGATATGGCGACCACAAGGATCGTATTACTTACTGGATTAGCCGAAATATTTTTGAAGAACCTGATTGGGATAATGCTAAAGATGCTGTTCGTGCTTCTTCTATATACACATGGAGGGCGTTTACGAATCCTGCTAATAGTTCTATAAACAATGCTGTGGAACTTGGCGATAGAACTTGGAACAAATATGATAAATATGGAAAACGTCGGGCTTTGATTGAAGAAGCGCAGGAGGTGAAGGCTAAGTTTGTAGTAGATCCAAATGATACTTCGAAGGACTTGCATGGCCAAGAAGCTCTTGATTCTATGCGCAATCATCCAGATTTGTATCGCCAACTAGCTTCTCGCTATATCTTAATCGGTCACTCCATGGGCGGAGTCGTCTCTCGCGAGTATGTGCAAGGAAACTTCTACAATGGCGATGTAGACAAGATAATTACTCTAGACAGCCCGCATGAAGGGACCGGTGCACTGAATATGCAAC